The following proteins are co-located in the Synechococcus sp. PROS-U-1 genome:
- a CDS encoding ABC transporter ATP-binding protein, whose amino-acid sequence MTTETWLDLCNIEAWLGGRPVLHNLTLQLTLKQSTTVLGPNGSGKSSLVKLIDRSLYPIVRPQSHLRLFGSETVNLWALRSRLGVVSSELEQRLHPKTAVEEVVVSSFFGATRLGRDQAPSPEQWEKARDLLNQLQLHGIRERCYGELSDGQRRRLLIARALVHQPEVLVLDEPSRALDLQACHQLLTILQGLIQGGTTVVQVTHRVDTIVPEMQRVLFLDGGTIVKSGTPTELLRAKDLSELFKTPLEVVEKNGFRQVLPDIKKRSNHLSHKE is encoded by the coding sequence ATGACCACTGAAACCTGGCTCGACCTCTGCAATATCGAGGCCTGGCTTGGCGGTCGGCCGGTCCTTCACAACCTCACTCTGCAACTAACGCTGAAGCAATCAACAACGGTGTTGGGCCCCAATGGCTCGGGCAAAAGCAGCCTGGTGAAACTGATTGACCGCAGCCTTTACCCCATTGTTCGGCCCCAATCACATCTGCGGCTGTTCGGCAGCGAGACGGTGAACCTCTGGGCGCTGCGCAGCCGCCTGGGCGTGGTGTCGAGCGAGCTTGAACAGCGGCTGCATCCCAAAACAGCCGTTGAGGAGGTGGTGGTCAGCAGTTTCTTTGGTGCCACCCGGCTGGGCCGAGATCAAGCCCCCAGCCCTGAGCAGTGGGAGAAGGCGCGAGATCTGCTCAATCAACTGCAGCTCCATGGCATCCGTGAGCGCTGTTATGGAGAACTGTCGGACGGACAGCGACGCCGGCTTCTGATCGCTCGAGCCCTCGTCCACCAACCAGAGGTGCTCGTGTTGGATGAACCCAGCCGCGCCCTCGATCTACAGGCCTGCCATCAATTGCTGACCATCCTCCAGGGCTTGATCCAAGGGGGAACCACCGTGGTTCAAGTCACCCACCGGGTGGACACGATCGTCCCCGAGATGCAACGCGTGCTGTTCCTCGATGGCGGAACAATCGTTAAAAGCGGCACACCAACTGAGCTATTGAGAGCAAAAGATCTAAGCGAGCTATTCAAGACACCGCTGGAAGTGGTCGAAAAGAATGGCTTCCGACAGGTATTACCGGACATTAAAAAGCGTTCCAATCACCTCTCTCATAAAGAGTAA
- a CDS encoding 1-acyl-sn-glycerol-3-phosphate acyltransferase: protein MPRASTQNARPALRRLPTHPSRMVQAVVSHLLPLLFRGQGLEIRNGNAANGLARAFAAQQSGESNLLIAFRHPSTRDPVVLADLFWNRVPEAAQQLKLPLARPIQLRFLYDRGIPIWAGPVIGWLLQRSGGIAIHRGRLDRPALAQARSALAQGRFPLVVAPEGATNNLSGEMAPLEPGVAQLAFWAAEDLEKADDMRQLNVLPVGIQYSWRQHNWRALDARLNALERHLGIRTADAWTGDHDTARQDRLIQIGMNLLKALEQLERLKPDPEQSFSERIGAYRLHGLAKAEAHFALRAVGNLQERCRRIEQAAWDRIYREGVDQLPPLERSLADWEAREADLQLTRMRLVEHFTSVSGHYISDRPDFDRFAEMLLLVEEAIGWIEDKPWHGKPSLGPQRVELRLGRALPVRPRLSQYRSNRRESMQLFMQDLEQSLVALMPDAPL, encoded by the coding sequence ATGCCCCGCGCCTCCACCCAGAACGCCCGTCCCGCCCTGCGCCGGCTGCCAACCCACCCCAGCCGGATGGTCCAGGCTGTGGTCAGCCACCTGCTGCCCCTGCTCTTCCGCGGTCAGGGGCTGGAGATCCGCAACGGCAATGCGGCGAACGGCCTTGCGCGGGCCTTTGCGGCTCAGCAGTCGGGAGAAAGCAATCTGCTGATTGCCTTTCGCCACCCCAGCACCCGCGATCCGGTTGTTCTGGCAGACCTGTTCTGGAACCGTGTTCCTGAAGCAGCACAGCAGCTCAAGTTGCCGTTGGCACGTCCCATACAGCTGCGGTTTCTCTACGACCGCGGCATTCCGATCTGGGCTGGCCCCGTGATCGGTTGGCTGTTGCAACGAAGCGGCGGCATCGCGATCCATCGCGGTCGGTTGGACCGCCCGGCCCTCGCCCAGGCCCGCTCGGCCCTCGCCCAGGGGCGCTTCCCGCTGGTGGTTGCACCGGAAGGAGCCACCAACAACCTGTCCGGCGAGATGGCGCCTCTGGAACCGGGGGTCGCCCAACTGGCGTTCTGGGCCGCTGAGGATCTGGAGAAAGCAGACGACATGAGGCAACTGAATGTCTTGCCTGTGGGAATTCAGTACAGCTGGAGGCAACACAACTGGCGAGCTCTCGATGCTCGCTTAAACGCCCTCGAACGCCATCTCGGCATTCGCACCGCCGATGCCTGGACAGGGGATCACGACACAGCCCGCCAGGACCGCCTGATCCAGATCGGCATGAATCTGCTCAAAGCCCTGGAGCAGCTTGAACGGCTGAAGCCAGATCCAGAACAGAGTTTCAGCGAACGGATTGGGGCCTATCGCCTGCATGGCTTGGCCAAAGCAGAAGCGCATTTCGCTTTGCGTGCCGTCGGCAATCTGCAGGAGCGTTGCCGTCGTATCGAGCAGGCCGCCTGGGATCGGATCTACAGGGAAGGGGTTGATCAACTCCCGCCTCTGGAGCGCAGCCTTGCGGACTGGGAGGCGCGGGAGGCCGATCTCCAACTCACGCGCATGCGACTGGTGGAGCATTTCACCAGCGTGAGTGGGCACTACATCAGCGACCGCCCTGACTTTGACCGGTTTGCAGAGATGTTGCTGCTGGTGGAAGAGGCGATCGGCTGGATCGAAGACAAGCCTTGGCATGGGAAACCAAGCCTTGGACCGCAGCGTGTGGAACTTCGTCTGGGGCGTGCCTTGCCGGTCAGACCCAGACTGAGCCAGTACCGGAGCAACCGACGCGAGTCCATGCAGCTGTTCATGCAGGACCTAGAGCAATCTCTCGTCGCGTTGATGCCCGACGCTCCCCTCTGA
- a CDS encoding metal ABC transporter permease — MDLLLEPLSHAFMVKALMISALVGGVCGLLSCFMTLKGWALMGDAVSHAVLPGVVVAYALGLPFSLGAFVFGVGSVAAIGFVKQKSRVKEDTVIGLVFTGFFALGLVLISKTRSNIDLTHILFGNVLGISAGDVQQTLVISALVLVLLLLFRRDLMLFCFDPTHARSIGINTGLLHYLLLGLLSLAAVAGLQTVGIILVVAMLVTPGATAYLLTDRFDRMTLLAVTSSILSSVLGVFISYWTDSSTAGCIVLVQTAQFILAFLLAPGQGVLRRL; from the coding sequence ATGGACCTCTTGCTGGAACCCCTCAGTCACGCCTTCATGGTCAAGGCGTTGATGATCAGTGCCCTCGTCGGGGGCGTGTGCGGGCTTTTGTCCTGCTTCATGACCCTGAAGGGATGGGCGTTGATGGGCGATGCCGTTTCCCATGCCGTCCTCCCTGGTGTGGTGGTCGCTTATGCCCTGGGCCTGCCGTTCTCGCTTGGGGCATTCGTCTTCGGTGTCGGCTCTGTTGCTGCCATCGGCTTTGTCAAGCAGAAGTCGAGGGTGAAGGAAGACACCGTCATCGGCCTTGTGTTTACCGGATTCTTCGCCCTGGGTCTCGTGCTCATCTCGAAGACCCGCAGCAACATCGATCTCACCCACATCCTGTTCGGCAATGTTCTGGGCATCTCGGCGGGAGACGTGCAGCAGACGCTGGTGATATCCGCGCTGGTGCTGGTACTGCTGTTGCTGTTCCGGCGGGATCTCATGCTCTTCTGCTTCGACCCCACCCATGCCCGATCCATTGGGATCAACACCGGACTCCTCCACTACCTGCTGCTGGGGCTTCTTTCCCTCGCCGCTGTCGCCGGTTTGCAGACGGTAGGAATCATTTTGGTGGTGGCCATGCTGGTGACCCCCGGTGCCACGGCTTACTTGCTCACCGATCGCTTTGACCGGATGACGCTGCTGGCGGTGACCAGCAGCATTCTCTCCAGTGTTCTGGGCGTGTTCATCAGCTACTGGACCGACAGTTCCACCGCCGGCTGCATCGTGCTGGTGCAGACCGCACAGTTCATTCTTGCCTTCCTTCTGGCGCCTGGGCAGGGGGTGCTGCGGCGTCTCTGA